In Leptodesmis sichuanensis A121, the following are encoded in one genomic region:
- a CDS encoding proteasome-type protease, with translation MTYCLGIVTSSGIVMAADSRTNAGVDYISTHQKLFDFSQVGDRVILICTAGNLSITQATLTLLRQDLTAKAEHNLHTLPTLYEIARYIGSKAREIQEQDRPWLEKDHIEAKCSFLLGGQIRGEEPALYLIYSQGNCIQASKDTPFLQIGEAKYGKPILDRILSFDTPLEAAAKCALLSIDSTMKSNISVGPPIRLAMYERDTFKIRYELKLKPGTPYLAQIRRLWEISLKEAFDRMPDINWDHHLDLPDEGSTDES, from the coding sequence ATGACTTATTGTCTTGGCATTGTTACCAGTTCCGGTATCGTCATGGCTGCCGATTCGCGCACCAACGCCGGGGTCGATTACATTTCTACGCATCAGAAACTATTCGATTTTTCCCAGGTGGGCGATCGCGTCATTTTAATCTGTACGGCAGGTAATTTGTCTATTACTCAGGCTACCCTTACCCTGCTGCGTCAGGATTTGACGGCTAAAGCGGAACACAATCTCCATACCTTGCCGACATTGTATGAAATTGCTCGCTACATTGGCTCCAAGGCTAGAGAAATTCAAGAACAGGATCGTCCCTGGTTGGAGAAAGACCACATTGAGGCCAAGTGCAGTTTCTTGCTGGGAGGACAGATTCGAGGAGAGGAGCCTGCGCTTTATTTGATCTACAGTCAGGGCAATTGCATTCAGGCATCCAAAGATACCCCTTTCCTGCAAATTGGCGAGGCCAAGTATGGCAAGCCAATTCTAGATCGGATTCTAAGTTTTGATACGCCCCTGGAAGCAGCGGCTAAATGCGCACTGCTGTCGATCGACTCCACCATGAAATCCAACATTTCCGTTGGCCCTCCCATCCGGTTAGCGATGTATGAGCGAGATACCTTCAAGATTCGTTATGAACTGAAGTTGAAACCGGGAACTCCTTATCTGGCCCAAATTCGTCGTTTATGGGAGATTTCCTTAAAAGAAGCGTTTGACCGGATGCCCGATATTAATTGGGATCATCACCTGGATTTACCAGATGAGGGTAGTACCGATGAGTCATAA